The Euphorbia lathyris chromosome 2, ddEupLath1.1, whole genome shotgun sequence genome includes a window with the following:
- the LOC136219487 gene encoding uncharacterized protein, with translation MHTLKDKVSNQLSRFFADSKNHNSPSSPPPPPVSPPDPSQGKQFSSEGKSFSSYFSFPYRSYNFGGSGSKRHQHGFHPIEQQPVKWGEKEDGYSVKYHECNIMNEDEDYFKISEDAKEGITVCTKNQTGKIHESNDGSARSSDDNDVFEEAREQQTPRSPSCNLMVESSFISSEMYEFLHSSLPNIVKGCKWVLAYSTLKHGISLRTLIRKSADFPGPCILVVGDRQGAVFGGLLECPLTPTPKRKYQGTVQSFVFTTIYGEPRLFRPTGANRYYYMCLNDLLALGGGSNFALCLDGDLLNGTSGPSETYGNMCLAHKPEFDIKNVELWGFTHSSKYLT, from the exons ATGCATACATTGAAAGATAAAGTCTCCAATCAGCTCTCTCGTTTCTTTGCCGATTCAAAAAATCATAATtctccttcttctcctcctcctcctcctgtttcaccaccCGATCCTTCTCAG GGAAAACAGTTCTCTAGTGAGGGGAAGTCATTTTCTTCATACTTTTCTTTCCCTTACCGTTCGTATAACTTTGGTGGTTCTGGATCAAAAAGACACCAACATGGTTTCCATCCAATTGAACAACAACCTGTTAAATGGGGTGAAAAGGAGGATGGTTACTCGGTTAAGTATCATGAATGCAACATAATGAATGAGGATGAggattattttaaaattagtGAAGATGCTAAAGAAGGTATTACAGTTTGTACTAAAAATCAAACAGGTAAAATCCATGAAAGCAATGATGGCTCTGCAAGGAGCAGCGATGACAATGATGTATTCGAGGAAGCACGTGAACAGCAGACTCCACGGAGTCCTTCATGTAATCTCATGGTTGAATCATCTTTTATTTCCTCGGAGATGTATGAATTTTTGCATTCATCCCTTCCTAATATAGTGAAGGGTTGCAAGTGGGTTTTGGCATACAG TACCCTGAAGCATGGAATTTCACTCCGGACACTAATTCGGAAGAGTGCTGATTTTCCTGGTCCCTGCATTCTG GTTGTTGGTGATAGACAAGGTGCTGTATTTGGTGGTCTGCTAGAATGTCCATTGACACCTACACCCAAGAGAAAATATCAG GGGACAGTTCAATCTTTTGTGTTTACAACTATATATGGTGAACCAAGGCTATTTAGACCAACTG GTGCAAACCGATATTATTACATGTGTTTAAACGACCTACTAGCACTTGGTGGTGGAAGCAACTTTGCTTTGTGCTTGGATGGAGACCT GTTAAATGGAACTAGTGGACCTTCTGAAACCTATGGGAACATGTGTCTGGCACACAAACCTGAGTTTGATATAAAAAACGTTGAG CTTTGGGGATTTACACATTCATCAAAGTACCTAACTTGA